AAAAGTTTTCCTGCCGTCCAACGCTTCGTATAAGGAAATATGCACGTAATCCCCGACAGCCCGCTCGAAGTCAGACGGTTTCTTCAGGGGCCGTTCCGCACCAGGTGAGGACACTTCGAGGAAGTAGGCCTGTGGAATCGGATCCACCTCGTCAAGCCGGTCGGACAATTGCTCGCTGACTCTTGTACAATCGTCAATGTCGATTCCTTCCGGCTTGTCGATGAACACGCGCAGGTACCAATTGGCACCTTCTTTCTTAAACTCGACATCCACCAATTCCAAACCTGCTTCCTCTACAATCGGCTCCGCCAGTCTTTCCACGATGTCTGTCACACGTTCTTTTGGCACGGAGTTACCTCCCTTGAACCCACACTCTGCTTCGTCAGGCACAATCTGCCTCATCAGGTGCAATTGACTATGCGAGAATGGACACAACTTCGCGCGCGGACGCGTACGCCTTCGCTCACCAGTACCTCACAATAGTCATTTCATGCAACGAAGAGTGGGTCGCCCCACTCTTCGCGTCATAACCTATACGAAGTCTAACAATCCGAGTATAGCACGGATGCCATCGAATGGCAAAGACATTTATGCCTTTTGACAATTGCATGGCGGGTCGCTTGATGGTATGGTCATTGGAAGGTACACACGTACGACGACAAAATCCCAGTATGAACAGGTGAGGATAAAAACATGTCTGCAACAAGTCAGCTTCGAAACGTGGCCATTGTCGCTCACGTTGACCATGGTAAGACCAGCTTGGTAGACCAACTCTTGCGTCAATCGGGACTCTTCCGCTCGAATGAGCATGTTCAGGAACGCGCGATGGACTCGGGTGAACTCGAACGAGAACGCGGCATCACAATTCTCGCCAAGAACACCGCCATTCCATACGAGAATTACAAAATCAACATTGTCGACACGCCAGGGCACGCCGACTTCAGCGGTGAAGTTGAGCGGATCGTCAAGATGGTCGACGGCGTTTTGCTTGTAGTCGACGCCTTTGAAGGGGTCATGCCGCAGACCAAATTTGTGCTCGGGCGCGCCCTTGCAGAAGGCCTGACACCGATTGTTGTCGTCAACAAGATGGACCGACCTGCAGCCCGCCCCACGGAAGTCGTTGATGAAGTGCTCGACCTCTTCATTGAACTTGGCGCCACTGAGGAGCAGTGTGATTTTCCGGTCGTGTACGCTTCTGCCCTACAAGGGGTCGCCACGCCCGACCCAAGTGTGCCAGGGACCGACATGATTCCCATTTTCAACGCCATCATCAAACACATCCCGTCTCCTGCGGTAGACGCCGATGGCCCGCTGCAGTGGCAAGTCACGATGCTTGACTACAATGAGTTTCTCGGCCGGATTGGTATCGGCAGAGTAGCTCGCGGCAAGATTGTGAGCGGCCAAAACGTCTCCGTCGCGAAGCGCGATGAAACTGTCGAGAGAGCTCGTATTTCCAAGTTGTTTGGTTTTGAGGGTCTCAAGAGAATTGACGTCGAATCCGCTGTCGCCGGTGACATTGTTGCCGTAGCAGGTATCAACGAATTGACCGTCGGCGAAACCGTCTGTGATATTGAAAATCCTGATCCGCTGCCGCTCCTTCGTATCGACGAACCAACACTCGAAATGGCGTTTCTTGTAAACGACAGTCCGCTGGCTGGCCGCGAAGGTACGTATGTAACTTCCCGCCGTCTGCGCGACAGGCTGTTTGCAGAACTCGAGTCCGACGTGAGTTTGCGCGTAACGGAGACTGAGGACGCAGACACGTTTTTGGTTGCGAGCCGTGGTGAACTCCATCTCTCGATTTTGATTGAAAAGATGAGACGCGAAGGCTATGAATTCCAGGTCTCAAAACCGCAGGTCATTTTGCGGCATGAAAATGGAGAAGTACTCGAGCCGATTGAGTACCTCGTTGCAGACGTCCCGAGTGACGCGGTCGGAACTGTCATTGAGTCTCTTGGCCTTCGTAAAGGTGAGATGCGGCATCTTGAACCATCCGCCTCTGGTGAATCCACGCGACTCGAATTTACAGTCCCTTCACGCGGTTTGATTGGTTTTCGCACGGAGTTCTTGACGATGACCAGGGGTTACGGAACCATGCATCACAGTTTTCTTGAATACGGACCATGGCGCGGTGAAGTGACGACACGACGCCAAGGCGTACTTGTGTCCATCGACCAGGGCCCTGCGACGGCGTACAGCCTGATGGGTCTTGAAGACAGAGGCGTCATGTTCATCGCGCCAGGAACCGATGTCTACGAGGGCATGATTATTGGCGAGCACTCGCGCGAAAACGACTTAGCAGTCAATTGCACAAAGCAAAAACACATGACCAACGTCCGGTCTGCAACGAAAGAGCAGACCACCGGATTGAAGACTCCGCGACAACTGAGTCTTGAGGCCGCCATCACATATATCGAAGACGATGAACTGTGCGAAATTACGCCGAAGAGTTTCCGATTGCGCAAGCGTATCTTAAACAAGAACGAGCGCGAAAAATCGGCGAAGCGTACGAAGCAACCACAGTAACGGATAGCACTGCAAGTGCAGTGGCCGGGGTAGGCAAGGCGGTGCACCCAGGTGGCTCGGGCAACAGGGTCACTGCGGTGCAACTAGGTGGCACGGGCAGGCAAATGATTATTGGGAACAGGGGACGAAATGTCCCCTGTTTACCTTTTGCAGGTGTTGAGCCCCTCGGCTTTCCTGCATAGCGAGCTGAAAACGCGTTATTCAACCTACCTAAAATCATTAAAGTCGGAAATAACGCGCTCTGAGCGCGTTATCGTCTACAGCCGGTGAAAATAGCACGTTCACACAGCGCTATTTGCCCCCGTTCAGAGCTTAACACCACCAGAACTCGCTATTTTTTCCGGTAACATAGACTGAGTAGGAAATAACGCGCCCTGAGCGCGTTATCAAATTCAACGAGCGCATTTAGCGCTCCCTTACGCAGCATGGGTGCGCAAGGGAGTACCAAATCGCCTGCCTGACAGTTGCTTACGCACCGTGGGTGCGCAAGCGTTCGTGGACATGGCCTTGGTTTTGCACAGTAATTTTTAATAACGCGCCCTGAGCGCGTTATTTCCGATTGAATCTATCGTGCCGGCAAGAAATAGCGTGCTGTGGAAGCGCTATGTTCGCACCTTGAGTCAATAACAACGTATGAACGCGTTATTTTGATCCGTTTTAGTGAATAACGCGTCACGAGCGCCTTATTTCCACATGAACATTTGTCGGGCTGGGTGAATAACGCGTTCCCGATTCGCTATCGGCGGCCTAACTCCCAACGGACCCAAGGCCCGAGAGTGTCATGAGATGTGGGGGTCAGATAGAAAGACAGAGTGAAAATCTGGATGCGTAAGGGAGTCCCCATTCCCATGATTTGGCCGCGCATACGCATCGCAGATCATGTGCTGGTGTTCGAGGCTGTTGAAGTCATCGACAGTCTCGAACGACGCGTTATTCTGCCTCCCTCTCACCTGAATCATCAATTTTAGACAATACTCGACAAATCTCGGTATTTCGACCGACCTTTTCTGCAGGAGATAGCCGTTTTTATGCCGAATCATCATCTGGAACTCATCTGGAACTCATCTGGAACTCATCACGGAAGGGAAGACCCGCAATGTTTGACACGCCAAACCCGGACGTAGGACATCTCTTAGCGATCACCGGCAACATGATGTCAGGTAAGACCGAGGAGCTCATCGCACGCATTCGCACTTTCGAACGCGTCGAAGCGATTCGCGTGCAAGCGGCGAAGCGCGAGGGAACCCTTTACCAAGGCCGAAAAGTTGGCGTCTATAAGCACGGACTGGACACACGCTATTCCGACACTCAGATTGCGAGTCACAGCGGACAGCGAATGCAGGCAATTCTAGTTGAATCTGCACAAGCACTTTATCAGGATGTCATCACCAATGGATACGGCATCGTGGCCTGCGATGAAGTCCAATTTTTCATGGAGAAAGACGACGATGGCTACGTCATCATTAAAGTCCTCGCCGAATTGTTACGACAACGCTGCTTAGTCATCGTATCCGGGCTCGACAAGGACTTCCGCGGAATGCCGTTTGGCCCTATGGGGGATATTCTTGCACTTGCCGACGAACGTGTAAGCCTCACATCCACATGTGTGCGCTGCGGGGCACCTGCTGTTTTGCCGCAACGTCTCATTAACGGGCGTCCGGCAGATTGGAACGATCCGATAGTTTTCCCCGGCGCCACAGAAGCCTACGAGCCACGCTGCCGCCGCTGTCACGTGACCTTCTACTCGAAGTCAAGCGAGTTCGCAGCAGCCAACAATGCTGACGCGGCATATGCAGTCGATACACAGCGAGAAGCCTGTACCCCCGACAAACGCACCGCAGTCGAGAAACCTGGCTCATTTGCCGGCGTGATGTACGAGTCAGTACAGTCGATGGAATCGCTTGCCTTGGCGAAGGCAGAAGCCGCCGCCGGAGACAAGTAGAGAGCCCACTTACACACCGATGCTTAACCCTACATACGCAGCCAACGAGGCTCTCTAAGCTTGTTAAACCGTCCAACCCCATGCAAACCGTGCCAATCTGTCTAAAGCCGTGCAAGCCGTGCAAGCCGTGCAAGCCGTGCAAGCCGTGCAAGCCGTGCAAGCCGTCCAACGCCGTCCACCCGCACAAACAAACAACGAAGGCGCCCCCTTACGTGGGCGCCTTTCACATTTCACGATGAGGTTTCGGCCCGCCGCAGCTCCGCAGACAGCGGCCGGCCCCTCCTAGCTCCTAGCTCCTAGCTCCTAGCTCCTAGCTCCTAGCTCCTAGCTCCTAGCTCCTAGCTCCTATAGCTAGCCTGATACGCGCCAGACCGCAACTCAATGGAGCCAACCCCCACCGGGCAGGCAGCCAGTTCACTTACAGTTCAAACAGTGACAGCTGGTTTGTTTCAGGCAGACCCTTGAGACAACCCATGCCTTCGAGGATTTCCACGACCGTCTTCGAGACCCGGCTCCGAGACTGCAGGTCTTCAATCGATAAGAAGGGACCTTCCGATGCCGCCTTATGCAAGCTGGCTGCAGCCGCCTCACCAACGCCAGGAATCGCTGCGAATGGGGGTAGCAACGCCTCCCCGTCTTCCTTCACCAAGAACCTCTTGGAATGAGACTCGTAGAGGTCGACCGGAAGGAACTTGAATCCGCGGACCACCATCTCCAGAGCCACTTCAAGTACCGTCAAAAGGCTCTTTTCCTTCGGCAAGGCGGCATTGCCCTTAGACTCGATTTCTTCGATACGTCCTACAATCGCTTCTCTGCCCTTTGCCATCAGCTCGACGTCGAAGTCATCCGCACGCACGCTAAAATACGTTGCGTAGAATGCGAGCGGGTGATGCACTTTAAACCATGCGATGCGAACCGCCATCAACACGTAGGCAGCAGCGTGGGCCTTCGGGAACATATATTTAATCCGCCGGCCCGACTCGATATACCAGTCTGGCACATCAAACTGGCGCATGTATGCTTCGTCCTCTTCAGTGACACCCTTGCCTTTTCGGATGCCTTCCATGATCTTAAATGCCCGCGACGGATCGAGCCCCTTATAGATAAGATAGACCATGATGTCATCGCGCGCACAAATGACTTCAGACAACGTCGCGACACCCTTCTTAATCAGGTCCTGGGCATTGTTCAGCCACACGTCCGTGCCGTGGGACAGGCCGGAAATACGCACTAGCTCAGAAAAAGTCGTTGGTCTGGTGTCTTCAAGCATCTGTCGCACGAACTTAGTGCCGAACTCGGGAATCGCGTACGTTCCTGTATTTGAACGGATGTCCGCTGGCTTGACGCCAAGTGTTTCTGTGCCGCTAAAAAGACCGATGACCTGCGAGTCATCAAGCGGAATGGACTTCGGATCGACCCCTGTCAAGTCCTGAAGCATGCGGATGACGGTCGGATCGTCATGGCCGAGGATGTCCAGTTTCAGAAGACAGCTCTCAAGACCAGAGTGGTAATCAAAGTGCGTCGTGCGCATCCCAGCGCCCATATCGTCCGCAGGAAATTGCACGGGTGTGAATTCGTAAATGCTCTTGTCCGCGGGAACGACGACCATGCCGCCAGGATGCTGTCCCGTCGTCCGCTTAATGCCTGTGCAGCCTTGGACAAGCCTGTCAATTTCCGCATTTCGCAGGACCATGCTGCGCTCATCGGCGAACTTGCGTACATACCCGTACGCGGTCTTTTCTGCCACCGTTGAGATGGTGCCGGCGCGAAAAACGTGATCCTCACCGAACAGTTCCACCGTGTACTGATGTGCACGCGGTTGATACTCGCCGGAAAAGTTAAGGTCAATATCAGGAACCTTGTCGCCTTTAAATCCAAGGAACGTTTCGAACGGAATGTCCTGACCATCTTTTACCATTGCTGTGCCACAGTTGGGGCAATCCTTGTCCGGCAAGTCAAATCCTGACCCAACAGATCCGTCCTCGATGAACTCATTGTACTGACATGTAGCGCAGCGATAGTGCGGCGGCAGTGGATTGACTTCCGTGATGTCGGTCATGGTCGCAACCAGAGATGACCCGACCGAACCTCGGCTGCCGACCAAATAGCCATCGGATAGTGATTTCACAACCAGTTTGTGCGCGATGAAGTAAATCACGGAGAACCCGTGTGTGATAATCGAGTTCAGTTCCTTTTTCAGACGCGCATCGACAATTTCAGGCAGTTGGGGACCGTACAGCCGCTTCGCTTTTTCATACGACATGCGCTCCATTTCTTCCTCGGCCCCGTCAATGACAGGTGTGAACAGCTCGTTTGGCATTGGGCGAACTTCTTCGATGACGTCTGCGATCCGCTGCGAAGCATGCACAACGACTTCAACCGCGTCTTCGCCAAGATGTGAGAACGCCGCAAGCATCTCGTCCGTAGTATGAAAGTGCATCGGTGGCTGCGGGCCCGTCGTACCCTGAGACTGCAAAAAGATGTCACGATAAATGGCATCTGCCGGATTTAAGTAATGCACATCTCCCGTTGCAACAACGGGAATTTCAAGA
The Alicyclobacillus curvatus genome window above contains:
- the rimP gene encoding ribosome maturation factor RimP, yielding MRQIVPDEAECGFKGGNSVPKERVTDIVERLAEPIVEEAGLELVDVEFKKEGANWYLRVFIDKPEGIDIDDCTRVSEQLSDRLDEVDPIPQAYFLEVSSPGAERPLKKPSDFERAVGDYVHISLYEALDGRKTFDGELVEYTQEAVTLHYLVKGVQKTVVIPTEKIASARLAIEF
- the typA gene encoding translational GTPase TypA — encoded protein: MSATSQLRNVAIVAHVDHGKTSLVDQLLRQSGLFRSNEHVQERAMDSGELERERGITILAKNTAIPYENYKINIVDTPGHADFSGEVERIVKMVDGVLLVVDAFEGVMPQTKFVLGRALAEGLTPIVVVNKMDRPAARPTEVVDEVLDLFIELGATEEQCDFPVVYASALQGVATPDPSVPGTDMIPIFNAIIKHIPSPAVDADGPLQWQVTMLDYNEFLGRIGIGRVARGKIVSGQNVSVAKRDETVERARISKLFGFEGLKRIDVESAVAGDIVAVAGINELTVGETVCDIENPDPLPLLRIDEPTLEMAFLVNDSPLAGREGTYVTSRRLRDRLFAELESDVSLRVTETEDADTFLVASRGELHLSILIEKMRREGYEFQVSKPQVILRHENGEVLEPIEYLVADVPSDAVGTVIESLGLRKGEMRHLEPSASGESTRLEFTVPSRGLIGFRTEFLTMTRGYGTMHHSFLEYGPWRGEVTTRRQGVLVSIDQGPATAYSLMGLEDRGVMFIAPGTDVYEGMIIGEHSRENDLAVNCTKQKHMTNVRSATKEQTTGLKTPRQLSLEAAITYIEDDELCEITPKSFRLRKRILNKNEREKSAKRTKQPQ
- a CDS encoding PolC-type DNA polymerase III, giving the protein MIQSDLLSPVDKLSMDSASVQEYIHRIRKLDALCETQFADAACEVRAGRTLDPSLLAEETFSVMTDLLLDWYTDDEGITGALLRHAPRQVSIEADCVVRFLLGTDAECAKVTKKRATEWMEMQFRRVFGLSVRCECAVDAQAEVRRDALRRELDNAQQKEVADMMLREQELAKRAETAEEKRPEQGGDRPWRRKKEDDGPVQPLTLGRAIEEAPISIHDIQDEMRRAVIVGRVFRHETRTLPSGRTLVQFNLTDDKDSIAAKLFASTDRQVQALETLADGVHIKVQGNVQFDTYAKELVFMVQDMQPADAPLRRDTAAEKRVELHMHSTMSTLDGIAEVKDYVKQAAKWGHKAIAITDHGVAQAFPEAYAAGKKNDIKVILGVEAYVVDDGAPVVYRPSDVSFDGTTFVVFDTETTGLNAREDTLIELSAVKVVEGKIVDTFTTLIDPLRRIPPKVSELTGITDDMVKGQPQLAAALDEFAKFVEGTVWVAHNAEFDVGFLGQCALRLGLPDWTASVIDTLALARALYPGEKNYRLKTLTQKFEVELVNHHRALADSEATAKVFLKLLEGVRARNITSVSQMNTLKGGVDVTKVRPFHLSMLAQNTSGLRNIYELISFSHTETFHRVPRMPKSELAKRRQGVLIGSGCQQGEVFQAFLRGKSVEEIEEVCKFYDYLELQPLAHYEPLIRDGMIQSLESIKDIHRQIVGIGKRLEIPVVATGDVHYLNPADAIYRDIFLQSQGTTGPQPPMHFHTTDEMLAAFSHLGEDAVEVVVHASQRIADVIEEVRPMPNELFTPVIDGAEEEMERMSYEKAKRLYGPQLPEIVDARLKKELNSIITHGFSVIYFIAHKLVVKSLSDGYLVGSRGSVGSSLVATMTDITEVNPLPPHYRCATCQYNEFIEDGSVGSGFDLPDKDCPNCGTAMVKDGQDIPFETFLGFKGDKVPDIDLNFSGEYQPRAHQYTVELFGEDHVFRAGTISTVAEKTAYGYVRKFADERSMVLRNAEIDRLVQGCTGIKRTTGQHPGGMVVVPADKSIYEFTPVQFPADDMGAGMRTTHFDYHSGLESCLLKLDILGHDDPTVIRMLQDLTGVDPKSIPLDDSQVIGLFSGTETLGVKPADIRSNTGTYAIPEFGTKFVRQMLEDTRPTTFSELVRISGLSHGTDVWLNNAQDLIKKGVATLSEVICARDDIMVYLIYKGLDPSRAFKIMEGIRKGKGVTEEDEAYMRQFDVPDWYIESGRRIKYMFPKAHAAAYVLMAVRIAWFKVHHPLAFYATYFSVRADDFDVELMAKGREAIVGRIEEIESKGNAALPKEKSLLTVLEVALEMVVRGFKFLPVDLYESHSKRFLVKEDGEALLPPFAAIPGVGEAAAASLHKAASEGPFLSIEDLQSRSRVSKTVVEILEGMGCLKGLPETNQLSLFEL